One part of the Engraulis encrasicolus isolate BLACKSEA-1 chromosome 17, IST_EnEncr_1.0, whole genome shotgun sequence genome encodes these proteins:
- the noxo1b gene encoding NADPH oxidase organizer 1b: MDQRFPTSVRVIGVMHKEKSKMFMASVIWSDRNEVVIYRSFQDFKKLHKQLKKKIPTQNPFRKADRVLPRFRVVKKNFQKKGSNKSLLRVKALEKYCTELLQCDTSVSQSSEVVQFFHPKDHDLEPEFPKNSIMIVPSDDLSEGVSELQEKRLSMGNITQPFMSQSYRAVAPYETKDTKSRPFKVTVNETLDVLIKDPKGWWLVENEQKCLAWFPAPYLEPCDEEQDEYRDTFSEDMLYCAARNYVSKNRDEVSVSMGAVVEVLRKSDDGWWLIRHDNRVGYVPSMYLQPYNNPLLGLQKKLHNSTFNLSALASTTTPMSSRNATPQPPTMMPRPGHLNPLSSRSRSLADLLEPRAPHVHGANTRMPATATGPLGEEGEGAGGAVAGGSRKSSISTGSAETDFSFSSSGSSDAEAQTQTQQQGTTAREASPVQAQVVAAASRPDTPASSGGGPSTSRSSSPAGGINGGGGGGGNSSPTARTPALAVAAAAAAAPRVPPRPQAQEIFARCTTYTRKAAMASRARLMPQQMQIPTR, from the exons ATGGATCAACGTTTTCCAACGAGTGTGCGCGTCATCGGAGTGATGCACAAGGAGAAATCTAAG ATGTTTATGGCTTCTGTGATCTGGTCAGACAGAAATGAAGTGGTCATCTACAGGTCCTTCCAAGACTTCAAGAAACTCCAT AAACAACTGAAAAAGAAGATTCCCACCCAAAATCCATTTCGCAAAGCAGACAGAGTTCTTCCCAGATTTAGAG TGGTGAAGAAGAACTTTCAGAAGAAAGGTTCCAATAAGAGTCTGCTGCGGGTGAAGGCCCTGGAGAAGTACTGCACGGAGCTCCTGCAGTGTGACACCAGCGTCAGCCAGAGTTCAGAGGTCGTCCAGTTCTTTCACCCCAAAGACCACGACCTGGAGCCGGAGTTTCCCAAAAAcag CATCATGATCGTGCCCTCAGATGACCTCTCGGAGGGGGTGTCGGAGCTGCAGGAGAAGCGCCTGAGCATGGGCAACATCACACAGCCGTTCATGAGCCAGAGCTACCGCGCCGTGGCCCCCTACGAGACCAAGGACACCAAGAGCAGGCCCTTCAAGGTCACCGTCAACGAAACCCTGGACGTGCTCATCAAGGACCCTAAAG GCTGGTGGCTGGTAGAGAATGAACAGAAATGTTTGGCCTGGTTCCCTGCCCCATACCTGGAGCCCTGCGACGAGGAGCAAGATGAATACCGTGACACTTTCTCTGAAG ATATGCTGTACTGCGCTGCGAGGAACTACGTCTCCAAGAACAGGGATGAGGTGTCAGTCAGCATGGGAGCTGTGGTGGAGGTCTTGCGCAAGTCTGATGATGGCTGGTGGCTTATCAG ACACGACAACAGAGTTGGCTACGTGCCCTCCATGTACCTGCAGCCCTACAACAACCCCTTACTCGGCCTCCAGAAGAAGCTTCACAACTCCACATTCAACCTGTCCGCCCTCGCCAGCACCACCACGCCCATGAGCTCCAGGAACGCCACCCCACAGCCCCCCACCATGATGCCCAGGCCAGGCCACCTGAACCCCCTCAGCAGCCGCTCACGCTCCCTTGCCGACCTTCTGGAGCCCCGGGCACCACACGTGCATGGCGCCAACACCAGGATGCCCGCCACCGCCACAGGGCCGTTGGGTGAGGAAGGCGAGGGCGCAGGGGGCGCCGTGGCAGGTGGCAGCCGCAAGAGCAGCATCAGCACGGGCAGCGCCGAGACCGACTTCAGCTTCAGCTCCTCCGGCAGCTCGGACGCCGaggcccagacccagacccagcagCAGGGGACGACAGCCAGGGAGGCTTCTCCCGTGCAGGCCCAGGTCGTGGCTGCTGCCTCTAGGCCTGACACTCCAGCTAGCTCTGGTGGCGGTCCCAGCACCAGCAGATCCTCCTCCCCTGCTGGTGGcattaatggtggtggtggtggtggtggcaacaGCAGTCCCACTGCTAGAACCCCAGCTCTGGCTgtcgcggctgctgctgctgctgctcccaggGTGCCCCCCAGGCCCCAGGCACAGGAGATCTTTGCCCGCTGCACCACCTACACCCGCAAGGCCGCCATGGCCTCCCGGGCACGGCTCATGCCACAGCAGATGCAGATCCCCACTCGCTAA